The genomic DNA ATCAATCCGACCCTGCACACTGACCTGCTGATCATGACCTAAATCAAATTGCAACTCCTGGTAGCGCTGACCGGGGCCAAAGGCAACCTCGGTTTGCCGGGGGCGCATGTGCACGTGCCGTGCTTGATTGCGCAGGGTCTGCGCCATCTCATTAACCGTCTGAATTAATTGACCCTTTAAGTAGTTCATCCGCTCTGAACTCTGCAGAATTTCGTAGCGTTGTGTCCGATCAGCCTCAATCAATTTGGTCGTAACCTCCGTGACCAACTCTTTGATTTGCTGATTATCCAGCTCACCCAGTTCTAGCTTTTGCTGGTTAACCACCTTCATCAGTTGATCGAGGGCATCATGATAAAAGGAGCCCGTTTCGGCCGCATTAATCTCAAATTCATCGCGTTCTTTTAGCCGTAACCCATATTCCAAGAAGTATTCATACGGATTGGAATAAAACTCTTCCAACTTCGAAATTGAGGTCAGAATCCGTTGCCCGTACAGGCCGGTTACAATCTCTGGTTGCAACGGTGTCGGTTCATTACGATAGTCCAAACTACTCATCAGATTCCGCGTCAGGTGCTGCAATGTGGGATCAACTGCTTGTTCCAACGTTTTTTGAATGGTTGCCCAACTAGGATTCAATGGCTGGCGCTGTTTTTTACTAGCGAGCGCCACCGGAATCAGGTATTTCAATGTCGCCCGGGGTGAACCAAGGTACGGCTGGACATCGAGGTTAGTTGCATCCGGCTGAGCGTGGAATGTTTCTGTGGTCAAACCAAAGAATTCCTGAATCCGTTGCACGTAGGGGGACTGTTTTAGCAACGCATCATCGGTCCCATTGCCGACGTGGTGGGAAAAATACAACTGATCCTGGGGCGTCAGAAAGGTTAGATAATCCTCGTAGGGTTCCGCCACCATCTGGGTTTCGCTGGTGGTGGCCAAAAATTGATCTGCTGCCAACTGTTCCCCTAGTTGATCTCGATCCCCATCGCTCAATAGACTCTGACGTTCAATCCGCACCGGTAAGTTGTGGTCATCAGCACCTACCACGATCGTAATCCGCTTATTCCGGAGGTGGTACCGCCCCATTTCTGAAATCGTTACCTGATCCAAGGTCGACGGAATCTGGGAGTAGGTGGCCCCCACAAAACCGGCTTGTAAGAGCGCTAAGAAATCATCTTGAACGAATTCCTGGTCGCCCAATACGTTCACGTAGTCATCTAGAATGTGGCAAAATTCATTCCACACCTGTTCGGCCTGGCCCGCTTCCTGGAGCTTGCCAGCCTCCGTCGCCTGCTGTTGCCACTCTTGCAACCGAGAAGGCACCCCATGGTTCACCAAAAATTGATACAAAATTTGGGCGGCTTCTCGCCCCGTTTGGGCTTGGGTCAGTCGTCGGTAAAACGGTGGCAAGTTGTCCTTTACAAAGTGGCGAATCTGATTGATTGCCTGGGAAAAGGCCTGGTTCTTATCCACGACTACCCCCGTGGTTTCATCCACGACGGTCGTATACTTCCAGTCCGCTTGCTGCGTCCATTTCTTCCCGTAGTAGCCGTTTTTAAGGACTAGGTTTTCACACAGGGCCAGTTGCCAGCGAAACTTGTCCAGACCTTCAAAATGTTTTTCATCCTGTTTAGGAATTAACAACTCCGTTTTCAAGAGCTTCATCACGTCTTCGTACCGGTAGTTGCGGGCCCGGTTCGGCTTGTAGATTGCAAAAAGCGCTTGTAAAAGCACCACCAACGGGTGATTTTCCATTTGCTTTTGAATATCAGTGAAATACGGAATTTGTTGCAGCGAAAAGATTGGATCAATGATGTTTTCGTAGTCGCTCAGGTTTCTGGCCACCACTAAGAAATCTCCATACCGGTACTTTCCGGTGGCAACTAATTGTCGAATCTTGGTGGCAACGTTCATCAACTCGTCGAAGGGAGTGGCCGCTTGTAAGACGTGCAGATTGGGATTCGTTGCGGGGGCTTTTGGAAGTTTCCGTTCCAACTCGCTACTGCTAATCCAGTACTCCTCTAATTGGGCTAGCCCTGGCTGTAAGTCCCGAGCTGGCGCATACTGATCGGGCAATATTCGGCTATGTTCCTGGGCATACTGGTACAACCGGTAATATAAACGGCCGGGTTGGGCAAAAAAGGTTTCTGGACTGGGCGCCGCCTCACGAACGGGTTGTTCCAGCGTTAAATCTACGACCACGTGGGCCCTTCTGATTAAGGTGTGAACCAATTGCAATTCCTGCGCCGTTAACTCACTAAAGCCGGTAAAGTAAAAGTGCAACTGCCCTAATTGCTGGGCTGGCATCCGTAAGAGGGATTCATTTAGTAGTTCTAGAGTGGCTGCTTGATACAGGTATTTGCCGTCGGTTGCCTGCAAAAAGGCCCGGTAAATGAGCTCCAAGTCGTGCAGTTTGTTGCGCAGTTCTCCGGTGGTATTATCCTGCAACTGGTGCAAATCATCGGGACTCAGGTTGCCCTGCTGTAGCTCCATTAGTTGTTCGGCCACCTGCTGAATGAAGCCCGCCTGTTGGCCTTCGCCACGGTAGATGGTTAAATCAGCTTCATGCTCTGTAATAATTTGGAAAATAATCATGTTGATTGCTACTGGAGACAATTGCGGAACCTGGTAAGCCGGTTGGTCCCGTAAAAAGTACCAAATTAACCGGGAAAACGAAAAGGTTTGAATTTGATTTTGGGCGTAGGTGGCCCGTTGTTTCAGGTTCAAGCGTTTGAGGGTTCCCAGTTCCGCTTCAAACTTGACGTTGTTTGGGACAATTTGAAAGTACTGATCGTCCGGATGCTGCTCCGCCGCTCGGTGCATTGATTGGACAACTTGACCAAAATGCTCCGCACTAGCAGGTCCAAGAATAAACTGTAAGCTCATAGTGCCTCCGTTTCTGTTTCCACCACCGCAAGTGACTGGTTGGCGTACTTTCCGCCGATTGCAGCAGCAATTAAAGCCGTGATTGTTTCATATGAAACAACGCCCGTTGGAACTGGCTCGCCCTCATTAAAGAGGTGGGGAGAGCCTTGCCGCCGAGCGACTAACCGCCCGGGCCGGAAAATGGTATAGGGCAACTCCGTTTCGTCAATAATTTTACTGGCATAGCGCTGTTCGCGAAAGTATTCGCGCACATCGGTCACCCCCGGATACTCCAAGTTCCCTCGGACCTCTCCATTGACACCGGCCGCAGAAACGAAAACCCAGCGCTGCACCTCGACGTGGGCGCGTTGGAGCGCCGTTGCTAACTCTGTGACCACTAAATCGACATCCGCCGGACCGGCCGTCACCACTACCGCGGCCAGGTGCGGGGGAAGAGCAGTGTAAGCAGTCGCCGTCGTTAATTGGTGCCGCTTCGTTAGCAGCTTTGTCTGGTCAGTTTGCAAATGGTCCTGTACGTAGTCAGTGAGGGGACCCCGCCCCACCAGTAAAATTGTGTCTGTCATTGTTCCACCTCGTTCCCTCTATTTTAGCATTTCACGCCAAGACTAAGTCGCGTTGCTGCCAAGCGTAAAGTTCGGGTTTGAATTATTTTGACTGTCGTTGTATGATTATATAGTAATATTCAGACTTAATCACGAACATTACCCGCAAAGGAGATTGTTATGGGCAATAAAATTGCGTCATTTTTTCACTTTCAAACGTTAGGGACTAATTTTCGAACCGAAACACTCGCCGGAATTACGACCTTCATTTCCATGGTTTACATCTTATTCGTCAATCCAGACGTCCTCGGCGCCACTGGAATGGATAAGGGCGCTGTTTTCACAGCGACCGCCCTCGCCACAGCTTTTGGTTGTATCTTAATGGGGGTCATTGCCAATTATCCGTTCGCATTATCAGCGGGGCTCGGAATTAACGCCTTCTTTGCCTACTCCGTCTGCATCGGCATGAAGGTTCCCTGGCAAACCGCAATGAGCGGGGTCTTAATCGCTTCGGTCCTTTTCATCATCCTCACGGCCCTGAAACTCCGCGAAAAGATTATCGATGCAATTCCAACCGATTTAAAGGCCGCTATTGGCGGGGGGATTGGCCTGTTCATCGCTTTTATTGGGTTTCATAACGGGGGACTGGTGGTGGCTAACAAAAGCACCCTGGTTAGTTTGGGCTCCCTGACAAATCCCCTCACGCTCCTAACCATTGCCGGGCTAATCATTACCCTCTTCCTCATGAGCGCAAGGGTCCCCGGGGCCATCTTCGTCGGCATGGTGATTTCATCCGTAATCGGAATGGCCACGGGGTTAATTAAGCTTCCGCACGCCCTTGTCGCCACCGTTCCCAGCATTAAGTCCACGTTCTTAGTAAGCCTGTTCAACTTAAATCAGATTAATACGCCAAAACTCTGCGTGGTCGTATTGACCTTCTTATTAGTAACCTTCTTTGATACGGCCGGCACCCTAATCGGACTCGCTGAACAAGCTGGTTACATGCGGGATAACCGCATGCCACGGGTCGGACGTGCTCTAGCAGCGGACTCCACGACCATGTTGTTTGGTTCGTTGCTCGGAACCTCGCCCATGAGTGTCTACGTAGAATCCTCAGCGGGGATTGCCGTGGGGGGCCGGTCCGGCTTTACCGCCATCGTTACTGGAATCATGTTTATCTTTGCCCTCTTCTTTTCTCCGCTTCTCGCGGTCATTACCAGTCAAATCACTGCGCCGGCTCTCATCATCGTCGGCGTGCTCATGGCAAAATCACTGGCCCAGGTCAATTGGAACCGGTTTGAACTAGCCGCCCCCGCCTTCTTGATTGCCGTGGGGATGCCCCTCACTTACAGTATCTCGGATGGGATTGCCTTCGGGTTTATAGCCTACCCAATCACCATGATTGCTGCTAAGCGGGGCAAGGAAGTTGGCTGGATGATGTACGCTCTCGCAATTGTCTTTCTGATTTTCTTCCTAATCCTCAAAAATTAAATTTTAGTAAAAAGTCCCGGTCCTCAGTCCGGGACTTTTTTATCCCCTCGAAAAATGCGCCTGTGATTGCTATAATAGGGGTATTGTCGTTAATTAAAGAAATTTTTTTATAGAAAGAACCCGTACTTAATGCCAAAATACTTACAAACAGTCAGAAACCGGCGCTCGCTGTGGCAACGAAGCTGGAAATGGTTGCTCGGGGGCGGGATCATCCTGGCTCTCGGATCTGGTGGGTTAGCCTACCAACTCCGAGAACCCGCGGTCAAACGCACTCCCAAAACCGTGCCGGTCACTAAAAACGCCCCCACCATCACGGCGGCAAATCCGATTCCGCTCAAAACCAGCGCCAAAGAAGCAATTGTGATTGATGCCCATACCGGTCAAATTCTAGGGGAGAAGCGTGCTCACCGCCAAGTGGGCATCGCGTCGGAAAGCAAGCTTTTGACAGCCAACGCGGTCTTAAAAGCAATCCGGGCAAAAAAAATTAGTTGGGCAACCATGGTCCCCATTACCAAAAAGTCGGACTGGTCCAAAAAGGATCCCAACGTCTATGCCCATTTAGACGTCCATGAGGGGCAAAGGCTTCCGGTCCGGACCCTGTTTAATGCGATGTACACGTTTTCGGCCAACGATGCTGCCTTTGCGTTAGCAGACTTTGTCAAACCCCCGCGCTTAACCCAACAACAAGCCCTCCAGAAGTGGGCCAAAGAACTGCGCTTAACCAACTCCCAGTGGTATAACGCCGCCGGCCAACTCAATCGCAACGCAGGAGCTTACGAAGTGCCCCACCAGAAGTTCACGGCGGAAAACCAAGCTAGTGTCGCCCAGATTGCTAAAGTAACCTACCAAAATCTCAAGCTCGATCCGGCAATGTCACAAGACTTTCAAGCCGACGAACTCGTTTATCATCCGACCGAACGGGAAACGCGGGCTAAACCAACTGAGTTTTCCCGGTTTCGGAAGGGAACCCGACCCTACCTCCACAACCCCCTAAACTTAACCTTTAAGAACTTCAAAACCGGCTCAACCCCCAAATACGGTGGGGGCGTGGCCGCGTTAATGAAAGATCAAGCTGGTCACGAACTGATTGTGGTCGTGAACGGGGCTGGCAACTACATTAGTCGGTTCCCCCGCTTTCAAACCAGCGTAACCGCGGCCACCCAAGTTCTAGAGCAAACCCAGCCAATGGAACTAAAAACGCACCAACGTATCCAAAATCTTTCCACCATTAAACACCCCCACGCCCAGTCCCGCAAACTGGAGCATCCGGGTATTTACTGGGCTTCAACTAAATTAATCCAAACTAAAAGAGTGAACTAATCGTTCACTCTTTTTTGGTGCGTTCGGCCAATAATTGCTGGCATGCCTGTAAATACCGTTGATCGTGTTCGGGATAAATCGGGTGCGTCCGCAGACAAGGCGCCAGCTTGGCATAGGGTGAGCAGGTTTTGCCCCGATATTCGGGCTGCCGCCAGCGGGAATCCGGGTGATAGCCCCGTCGTTCCATTTCATCCATCACTAGTTCGTGAAACTGAAACAACTTGTATGGGGAGTGGGTAAACACGTAGTTCACGGTTGCGTGCTTGCGGCCCCACCCGTTGCCCCGTAATGCGGCACATTCGCGGTGTTGTCCTAATAACTGTTGTCTTGGTAGTTTCTGAATCAAAGCTTCATGCCAAAGGCGCATGGTCGTCATCCTCCCATTCTTGCAGTAAGCGGCTCTGCAACAAGTACTCGACTTGGTACTGGTGGGCGAGCCGCAGTAACAATGAACCCACGTGATCATGAGCTGGCGTTAATTTCGCCAGGGCCGTTTGAAACTCGGCCCTTTCAGTTGAAGTCGCCACCCGTTTGAAATAGCCCCAGACGTGCTGATACGTGTTTCTAAGCGTCTTGTCGGTCGGGGTCAGTTCCCCAGCGGTCAATAACAGCTCATGGGCAATCACTGCTTTATCATCGTTCCACTGGTTATTGCGCGCCAACCGCCGCCAGGCATTGTACAAGTGTTGTGACCGAGCCATCACCCAGTATTTTTGGTACGCCCAGTCGGCTTGCCATTGTTCCACTGCATCCTCCCATCTAAAAACAAAACCGGAACCCCCTTGCAGGATGCCCGGTTTTCAATGTTTTAGTCAGATTCCAACTTCGAAGTTAAGCTGAACTTGTTAATCATCATGATTATGATAACAACCTTTCTAACTAAAAGCTAGTTTTTACAATGATAGGCGCCGTTCAAACCATTTAGATAGTAACGACAGACTGTAGTTCACAATGAAGTACAGCGCCGTAATCAATGCAAACATCGGAATCATGTAGTTCGGATTTTGTCCGTAGATAACCTGACTTCGAAACGTCATTTCCGTTAACACAATGGCCGTGGCTAGTGACGTATCCTTCACCAACGAGATAAACTGCGAAATCAACGGGGGAATCGAATTTTTCAATCCCTGGGGTAGCAAGATGTACCACAATGCTTCCCACTTAGTCATTCCCGTGGAGAGCGCTCCTTCTGATTGTCCTTTTCCCACCGACAGGAGTCCCCCCCGAATGATTTGAGAAATCATCGTGGATTCAAAGACGGACATGGCTACGACCGTAGCCGCAAAGGCATTTAGTTCTAACCCCAGTTTTGGCAACGCAAAGTAGGTAAAAAAGATTAGCAACAGTAACGGTAGGTTCCGAATCGTGTTAACCATCAACTGTAACGTCCGCGAGAAGTACGGTACTTCTTCGTACAAAACAACTCCGAATAAGGTTCCAAAAATAAAACTGATGATGATCGAAATCACGGAAACCCCAATTGTGATTCCTAGTCCCCCCAACAGGTAGTGGAGGTTCGTAGCACTAAAAGCAGCTAACATCATTAGTTACTCCCCCCTAACTTATTTTCGAGTTTTGTCATCACAACGGACAGCGGTCCCGTCAAAAGGAGGTAAAAAATTCCAATCACGATGTACGTGTTAAATGGATCCAGGTTGGCTCCAGAAATGACGTTCGCTTGATACATTAAATCTAACCCAGCCACAAAGGAAAGAATCGAGGAGTTTTTAATCAAGTTAATGAATTGGTTCCCTAAGGAAGGTAAGGCGAGTTTGAATCCCTGCGGAAGCACTACCTGCATCATGGCTTGCGTGTAGTTTAAGCCCAGCGCCCGGGCTCCTTCCATCTGACCAGGATCCACGGAGTTTACCCCACCCCGAATACATTCAGCAATAAAGGCCGAGGTATAGAGTGCCAGGGCAAGCGTTCCCGCCCAAAATCCGTTAATTTTAAGGACATGCGAAACCACTACGTAGAAAAACAACGTAATGACGAGCAGGGGGATGTTGCGAAAGAATTCCACCAAAGCTTTTCCGATCCCACGAATCAGCGGTTGGGGCGTCATTTCCATCAGTGCAAACACCGTGCCTAAGACCAGCGAGCCAATTAACCCGAGGATTGAAGCTCCAATCGTGTAGCCAAATCCGGTTAAAAGCGGTTGCCAGTTATCAGTCAAAATTTTAATTATCATTTCAGTAGTTCCCTCCAATCTAAGCCGGGAATGTTACCAAACCACTTTTTAATCAAGCGTTCGTATGTTCCGTTTTGGCGAATGGTCCCCAACGCTTGGTCGACTTCATGCTGTAACTGGGTTTGGCCCTTATCAACTGCCAATCCATATGGTTGGTTCGTAAAGGTGCCCCCGACCACCTGCACATTGGGACTCTGAGAAGAGAACCCATACAAGATGGCGTTATCAGTCGTCATGGCATCACCCTGACCGGATTGCAGGGCACTAAAGGCTTGGGAGTTATCTGGCATCGCAATCACCTTGGCTTGCGGTGCAAACTGCTTGGTGGTTTCTAAGGCCGTGGTTCCCATCACTCCAATGATGGTTGCATCGGGACGATTTAAGTCCCGAATGTTTTTAACCGGGGAGTCCCGTTTCACTAGCAACGACTGCCCCGCGGGAAAGTAGGGGGTCGAGAAATCAACGACTTTCGCCCGTTCCGGCGTAATCGTCATGGAAGCCGCTACGGCGTCCACCTGATGATTCTTTAATAGTTGAATCTTGGAGGACGTGGTCACCGGCGTAAATTCCGGTTTAATCTTGGTCCCCGTTTGCTTGGCAATTTGTGCCGTGATTGCGCGGGCAATATCCACGTCAAACCCTTCACTCTGCCCGGTTTTTGGACTAATCAATCCAAATAAGCGGGTGTCTGATTTTACGCCCCACCGCATTACGTGCGTCGTTTTCACAGTTTGTAAGCTATCAGTTTCTTGCGCCTGACTCCTTTGGTGATTTAAGCCCAGGATAATGGCTCCGACTAAAATCACCACAAGGACAATGGCCGCTATGAGCCCCACTCGGCGTTCGTGTAATTTACTCATTCACTGCACCTCATTTCCTAGTGATGTTCCACTTGCGACAAGAACTTCCGGGCTCGTTCCGTTTCTGGATGGTCGAAGAACTTGTCGGTGGGGGCATCCTCTAAAATTTGTCCATCGGCCATGAAAATAACGCGATCCGACACGGCCTTCGCAAAATCCATTTCGTGGGTCACCACTAGGGTGGTGTACGCGGGGTTCGCCGCAATTTCTTTCATAACGTCTAGCACGCTTCCCACCATTTCGGGGTCCAGCGCGGACGTTGGTTCATCAAACAGGATTGCCAGTGGGTTCATCGCCAACGACCGGGCAATCGCGATCCGTTGTTGTTGTCCTCCGGATAATTGGGAGGGATACTTATTAATTTGGTCTGCTAGTCCCACTCGTTCCAGTAGTCGTTCTGCTACTGCCCGATTTTCTTGATCGCCTCGTTTTAATACAATTTTGGGGGCTAACATGATGTTTTCTAAAATTGTTTTGTTATTGTAGAGGTTGAAGTGTTGGAACACCATTCCCACGTTTGTCCGTAACTTATTCAGGTTCGTCTTACTGCTAGCCACATCTTGACCATCAACCAGTAACTGTCCGGCTTCAACGGTTTCTAAGCCATTAATCGTCCGCAGTAGGGTAGATTTCCCAGATCCAGACGGACCGATCAGGACAACTGTTTCCCCGTCCTTGATTTCTAAGTTAATGTCATGCAACGCATGAAAGGAGCCATAGTACTTTTGGACATCCGTAAATTTAATCATGGTTTTCATGGTGATCCTCCTTTAGGCGTTCATCATTTATTTTGCTTAACTTTAAACATAGGCGTTTTGCCGGTAACTGCCTATCTTTGGTGTCACATTTTGTGACATACACACCAGGTTTCTAAGGAGCTTTTTTATGATAATCAATGCACCCCGTTGTCACTGGGCCCAATCAACCAATCAACAACTCGTTACGTACCACGATCAAGAGTGGGGCCAACCCGAATTCAATTCCCAACAACTCTTTGCGTTACTGTCCTTGGAACTCATGCAGGCTGGCCTTAGTTGGGCTACAGTGCTCAAAAAACGAACGGCGTTTGCGGACGCTTTGCAAAACTTTGATTACCACCAAGTGGCAACGATGGAGCCAGAGCTACCACAGCTCTGCCAAAACGCTGCCATCATCAGAAACCAGCGCAAGCTTACCGCTGTGATTAAGAACGCCCAGGCAATTGTGAAGTTAGAGGATGCGGGAACGACTTTCAGCGACTTTCTCTGGGATTTCGTTCATCACGAACCCATTATTCATGACGTTCCAACGCCTAGTGCCGTTCCAAAAACCATTCCCCTGACTGACCACGTTAGTCACGAACTCAAGCACCGGGGCTTTCAGTTTACCGGACCGGTCGTTTGTTACTCGCTCTTTCAAGCGGCGGGCTTGATTAATGATCACGAAAACCAGTGTCCGTTTAAAGAACACTAAAACAGCTAGTCACTTAGAAGTGACTAGCTGTTTTTACTTATTGGCACCGGCGCCGCTGACAGAGGACGATTAAGCCCGCCGCAAGGCCAACTAACCACTTGGCCCGAAGCTGATTGTGCTTAGGAACTGTCATTCGCGCTCATTCCTTTCTAAATTACAATAACGGTGATAACAACCGACTAAAGTGTTGCTTGAAGTTTAACCACCAGGATTCTTGGGCAAAAATTTGGTTGGTTTGTAACGTGCTTTCTAAAATGGCAGCCTGATAGATGGTTTCCATCCGGTTCGCGAGGTCCTTATCGTACACAAAGGCGTTACATTCAAAGTTTAGTTCAAAACTGCGGTAGTCCAAATTAGCTGAGCCAATCGAAACTAATTCATCATCAATTACCATTGTCTTCGCATGTAAGAAGCCATTGTTGTAAGCATAAACCTTAATCCCTAACTTCGTAAGTTGTTCCGTATAGTACTGCGTGGCTCGGTACACAAACGGATGATCGGGCATGTCAGGAGTAATAATCGTGATATCCACTCCGGACTTAACCGCAATTTTTAACGCATCTAACACGGATTCATCTGGAATGAGGTAGGGCGTCATGATTTTAACGGAGTGCTGTGCCATCCCAATCAACTTAATGTATCCCATTTTAATCTGTTCCATTGATGCAATCGGATCGCTAGCAACAATTTGCATCACAGCGGTCCCATCCGTCTTAAGCTCCGGATAATACTTTGCGATGGCATGAGCCTCATTCGGATCAATCTTATCCTGTTCATCAGTCGCATTCCAATCCAGAATAAAGCGGGATTGGAGCCCCCGCACGCCATGACCATGAATCCGCATCATACAGTCATACCAGTTCCCAAATTTCTTTTTTTGGCCTAAGTATTGATCACCAATGTTCATCCCACCAATGTAACCATACTCGCCATCAATGGTTACAATTTTGTGGTGGTCGCGGAAGTTCACCCGCATATCAATCAGGTTAAAGCGATTGTGCAAGAAGGGATAAGCGTGCCCCCCGGCTTCAATCAACGGCCGGAAAAACTTTTCATTGGTCCCCATCGAACCCCAAGCATCATAGATCACCCGGACATCCACTCCCTGCTTTGCTTTTTCGGTTAGGATATCCAAAGTTTGGTGCCCAATGTTATCGGCATAAAAGGTGTAAAATTCAATGTTAATCGAACTATGGGCGTTTTTAAAGTCCGTAAACAGTTGGTGCACAAAGTCGGTTCCCTTGGTGTAAACATCGACTTCATTGCTGCCTAACAACGGGGCGGTGGCTGTGTTCATGAACATTTCAATTTGTCCCCGCGCCCGGTTCAAAATTTGATAGTTTGGGGTTTGGTCAGCGGTATACTTGCCTAATTGCCGTTTTTGCTTGCTAATTAAGCTACTAACTTGTTTTTTGGTACTCCCAGATAACAATAACATCCGATTTTTCGGTAACCGGCGGCCAAAAAAGGCGTAAATGAAAAACCCCAGCACCGGGATAAACACGAGGACTAAGAACCAAGCCCACGTGGCAGCTATGTTTCTGGGTTGCCGAAAGACGGTAATGATGGCCGCAATCGTATTAATTAATAAGATTAGGCCAATAATTTCTAACACTAAAGACATCTGCGTTTCCTCCTTCTCTAATTACCTCTATCATACCTGATTTAAGCTGGAGTCGGGACTCTTTTTTGTAGTACCACTGGTGTCATCGCGAATTAAAACCCAATGTTGATTTAAACGTGTATTAAGCGTCAACATCCACCTAAGTGGGGTTTCAAAGATATTACACAACAGTGTATGATATCTTTATAAACAGAAAAGGAGATAGAATTATGATTACTACTAAAGATGTTAGTTTTAAAACCCGAGATTTAGGTAACTTAGAGTTACAGGGTCGCCTCTTCTTCCCGGAAAACTTTGACGAAAGTCAAAAACACCCAGCGATTGTGGTTAACCACCCCACTACCAGTGATTTTAACCAAACTGCTGGTAAAATTTACGCAACGAAACTGGCCCAAGCAGGTTGGTTAGCGCTTGCCTACGATTCTCCCTACCAAGGTCGTAGTGCGGGTGAACCCCACAACTCTGAAATTCCATACGCTCGGACCGTTGGGGTGCTCGCAGCCATTGATTACTTGGATACCCTTCCCTACGTTGATCCTGACCGGATCGGGGCCATGGGAATCTGTGGTGGTGGTGGCTTTACGCTGAACGCCGCTAAGTTCGATAAACGGATCAAGGCCGTTGCTGGTGTTTGTCCTGCCAACGTTGGTACAATCTATCGAGAAACGTTTGGTCAAAATGACAAAACGCTCATCGAAAACTTGGAAGCCATGGCTAAGCAACGGACTGCCGAAGCTCAAGGAGCTGAAGTTAAATACATCCCTGCTTTACCAGCTAGTCAAGAAGCCCGTAAGGAAGCTGGAATCGATGACATTGATATCGAACAGGCCGTTGATTACTACCTAACTCCTCGTGGTCAAGATGAATACGCTCCTAACCGGTACGTTTACAGTATGATCCCCATGATGCTGAATTTCGATCCGTTGACCTTAGCTGATAAATTAGCTACGCAACCGCTTGAAATCATCGTTGGGGGCGTTCCGGGAGCCTTTGGTTCCTACCGATTCGGTTACCAATACTACGATGCAGCTGCTACTAATGATAAGGAATTAGTTGTCTTACCAGGCGTTAGTCACTATGACCTTTACGACCAACCAGAACCAACTGACAAGGCCGTTGCAAAACTAAACGATTTCTTTGGCAAGCGCCTCTAAGCTGCCCCCTGTCGGCAACAAAAAAACTCAAGATTAAAATCTTGAGTTTTTTTTGTGTCTAAATTAGGTTTTCCCCGGGGTGCCTTATTGCAATGAGTCCCATGGAGGTAATACGATCGCGGGGGTTTGAAGTGCGGCTTGTTGGTCTGCTGTGAGGTACTGGCGGTGAACAACCACTTCGTATACGTAGTCGTCCATCCAGTTATCAGCCATGATGAAATAGCCCGCTTGCCCGACCTTTGCACCCCAACTATTCTCCACTTTCCACTTTTGGGGCACGCCGGCCCGCAAATCAACTCCCGTCAAGGTCATGGCGTGCGTCACTTCTGCTTCGTGGGTCCGTAGGCGATCGGCCTTTGATAGCGTTGTATCAACCCCGAATAGTTCATCTTGGCAGTATAGTTCACTATCCATGAGCCCCGCTTGGCGGT from Fructilactobacillus ixorae includes the following:
- a CDS encoding DNA-3-methyladenine glycosylase I, whose translation is MIINAPRCHWAQSTNQQLVTYHDQEWGQPEFNSQQLFALLSLELMQAGLSWATVLKKRTAFADALQNFDYHQVATMEPELPQLCQNAAIIRNQRKLTAVIKNAQAIVKLEDAGTTFSDFLWDFVHHEPIIHDVPTPSAVPKTIPLTDHVSHELKHRGFQFTGPVVCYSLFQAAGLINDHENQCPFKEH
- the cls gene encoding cardiolipin synthase encodes the protein MSLVLEIIGLILLINTIAAIITVFRQPRNIAATWAWFLVLVFIPVLGFFIYAFFGRRLPKNRMLLLSGSTKKQVSSLISKQKRQLGKYTADQTPNYQILNRARGQIEMFMNTATAPLLGSNEVDVYTKGTDFVHQLFTDFKNAHSSINIEFYTFYADNIGHQTLDILTEKAKQGVDVRVIYDAWGSMGTNEKFFRPLIEAGGHAYPFLHNRFNLIDMRVNFRDHHKIVTIDGEYGYIGGMNIGDQYLGQKKKFGNWYDCMMRIHGHGVRGLQSRFILDWNATDEQDKIDPNEAHAIAKYYPELKTDGTAVMQIVASDPIASMEQIKMGYIKLIGMAQHSVKIMTPYLIPDESVLDALKIAVKSGVDITIITPDMPDHPFVYRATQYYTEQLTKLGIKVYAYNNGFLHAKTMVIDDELVSIGSANLDYRSFELNFECNAFVYDKDLANRMETIYQAAILESTLQTNQIFAQESWWLNFKQHFSRLLSPLL
- a CDS encoding alpha/beta hydrolase, which codes for MITTKDVSFKTRDLGNLELQGRLFFPENFDESQKHPAIVVNHPTTSDFNQTAGKIYATKLAQAGWLALAYDSPYQGRSAGEPHNSEIPYARTVGVLAAIDYLDTLPYVDPDRIGAMGICGGGGFTLNAAKFDKRIKAVAGVCPANVGTIYRETFGQNDKTLIENLEAMAKQRTAEAQGAEVKYIPALPASQEARKEAGIDDIDIEQAVDYYLTPRGQDEYAPNRYVYSMIPMMLNFDPLTLADKLATQPLEIIVGGVPGAFGSYRFGYQYYDAAATNDKELVVLPGVSHYDLYDQPEPTDKAVAKLNDFFGKRL